In Exiguobacterium sp. BMC-KP, one DNA window encodes the following:
- a CDS encoding AAA family ATPase: protein MKLIYLLELDKEKETFEEIILQNLLTIDRHTKDDKTTILNIKKLDIQIPIIDDYIFRETPNIKAVNVIVGRNGSGKTKILNRIKMFLDYNSHETLTNRYLGIFYDEYEREHGIIDKKLFFYTTSTEMKIEILTHEKELFIEPLSKVDLKKIINTNCVVHYTDELNKSDFIINSTHNSDLVRDMTFGKTIRKSSKNAFDDRKSESSIANGTYMNPIAKYFKEEMEWQLNFLEHALNEAYYDFLNFPTKIYVSMDYQAPMAELAKRLKSINPYPELFDEERLLSKISESIENSPHDDFEKALLKCILFDGLNEFYIKNLTVEPVKEHKELHVRFLSSLSSLSFKRFNSAFDIAEALDRIHNEVLKKDTSVFDFFNYVEYYLSTMKVSYKKNILKSDLFEISLKNSDEVKGFSGFREKYNDMSFMSYLEFDWGMSTGENKLLNLYSTLYSIRNDLYEFNGHRSQETLRIRKTTLWLLIDEAGSSLHPEGQSTYIDSMVRSVSRFFPEHDVQIILTTHSPIILSDVPHHNIYYISKEERNETSMTFSQNIYSLFKDSFLLDNVTGRLAIRVSERMKRDIAFIEDSMEIVTKNALIDSIRLTTNIIGEDITRIYYQEKINSLLNEVVSDRVKKTTEIYDAMNEHEKNRLIQYILNKEKRDDY, encoded by the coding sequence ATGAAATTGATTTATTTATTGGAGTTGGACAAAGAAAAAGAGACTTTCGAAGAAATTATTTTACAAAATTTACTAACTATCGACAGGCATACTAAAGATGATAAGACAACCATACTTAACATAAAAAAACTAGATATCCAAATTCCGATAATCGATGATTACATATTTAGAGAAACACCTAACATTAAGGCAGTGAATGTTATCGTAGGAAGGAACGGCAGCGGAAAGACGAAAATTCTTAATAGAATAAAAATGTTTTTAGATTATAATTCCCATGAAACGTTGACTAATCGATACCTAGGGATTTTTTATGATGAATACGAACGAGAACACGGAATAATTGACAAAAAACTTTTCTTTTATACAACTTCGACTGAAATGAAAATTGAAATACTTACACACGAAAAAGAGCTTTTCATAGAACCTTTATCAAAAGTAGATTTGAAAAAAATCATTAATACTAATTGTGTCGTCCATTACACAGATGAGCTCAATAAATCCGACTTCATCATTAATTCTACGCATAACTCGGACTTAGTGAGAGACATGACATTCGGAAAAACAATTAGAAAATCATCAAAAAATGCTTTTGATGATAGAAAGAGTGAATCATCTATTGCTAATGGTACATATATGAATCCTATCGCCAAATATTTCAAGGAGGAAATGGAATGGCAACTTAACTTTCTTGAACATGCCTTAAACGAAGCTTATTATGACTTTTTAAATTTTCCGACTAAAATATATGTGTCCATGGATTATCAAGCACCTATGGCTGAGCTGGCTAAAAGGTTAAAATCCATAAATCCATATCCCGAACTTTTTGATGAAGAACGTCTCCTAAGTAAAATCAGTGAGTCTATTGAAAACAGTCCACATGATGATTTCGAAAAAGCCCTCTTGAAATGTATTCTTTTTGATGGACTCAATGAATTTTATATCAAAAACCTGACTGTCGAACCTGTAAAGGAACACAAAGAGTTACATGTTAGATTCTTAAGCTCGTTATCATCACTATCATTTAAACGATTTAATAGCGCTTTCGATATCGCTGAAGCATTGGATCGAATTCATAATGAAGTTCTGAAAAAAGATACTTCCGTTTTTGATTTTTTTAATTATGTCGAGTACTACCTTTCAACAATGAAGGTAAGTTATAAAAAAAATATACTCAAATCAGACTTATTCGAGATAAGTTTGAAGAACAGTGACGAAGTAAAGGGGTTTTCAGGTTTTCGAGAAAAATACAATGACATGAGTTTCATGTCTTATTTGGAATTTGATTGGGGAATGAGCACGGGTGAAAACAAGCTCCTCAATCTATACTCCACTCTTTATTCAATTAGAAATGATCTCTATGAGTTTAACGGACATCGGTCTCAAGAAACACTACGAATAAGAAAAACAACTCTATGGTTATTGATTGACGAGGCTGGTAGCTCACTCCATCCCGAGGGACAATCTACATACATCGACTCTATGGTCAGAAGCGTATCGAGATTTTTCCCTGAACACGACGTTCAAATCATACTTACTACCCATTCACCAATAATCCTTTCAGACGTACCACATCACAACATATACTATATATCCAAAGAAGAAAGAAACGAGACCAGTATGACATTTAGCCAGAATATTTATTCTTTATTCAAGGACTCATTCCTATTAGATAATGTCACAGGCAGGTTAGCGATTCGAGTTTCGGAGCGGATGAAACGTGACATAGCATTTATCGAGGACTCTATGGAGATAGTAACTAAAAATGCTTTGATAGATTCAATCAGATTGACCACGAACATCATAGGCGAGGACATCACGCGAATCTATTATCAAGAAAAAATCAACTCGCTTTTAAACGAAGTAGTGAGCGATCGCGTAAAGAAGACAACTGAAATCTATGATGCAATGAATGAACATGAAAAAAACAGATTAATTCAGTATATTTTAAATAAAGAGAAGAGGGATGATTACTGA
- a CDS encoding 3'-5' exonuclease, translating to MNNMTTTGYLAEDEIVLTPQQQQIVDNESEEQLVRGIAGSGKTLVLLKKAKKKAVKNAADAIMIFTYAKSLTNASQITMKRHGLGNLGVSTFHSWAMKVYGQVFSESFKLIMNADQANLVKRAIANTKVDHRFVTDEKYVEFLQKEISFIKGMEVRSMSEYAAVSRRGRGVGTRVTAADREIIYAIFWNYEELKGRNRDFDDFAYRLLDVKDRIPENAKLDHVFVDEAQDLQLSQIRLLKVCVRKSITIAADKGQKIYDTAFSWKEAGLNIQGGRTKILTESHRSTRQVIELAVSLQQHDSITQDEEYVVPVLPERSGPKPVLRRLDDRGHHDEAVIAMINEVLAASPSATIGVLYRSSQGWGHRLGGALKRKGIAYMDVRAKKDVDPFSPGVKFSTFHSAKGLEFDVVIIVDLVEPSVLPAEEDAAEFWDNERRLLYVAMTRAKSLLYMMTYERENRLLLEMDDSLYDIQ from the coding sequence ATGAACAATATGACGACGACGGGGTATCTGGCGGAGGACGAGATTGTCCTCACCCCCCAACAACAGCAAATCGTGGACAACGAATCAGAGGAGCAATTGGTGAGAGGGATTGCAGGCAGCGGGAAGACCTTGGTGCTCCTGAAGAAGGCGAAGAAGAAGGCAGTGAAGAACGCCGCCGACGCGATCATGATTTTCACGTATGCGAAGTCGCTGACGAACGCATCACAGATCACGATGAAGCGTCATGGACTCGGCAACCTGGGCGTGAGCACGTTCCATTCATGGGCGATGAAGGTCTATGGGCAAGTGTTCAGCGAGAGCTTCAAGCTGATCATGAACGCCGATCAGGCGAACCTGGTGAAGCGAGCCATCGCCAACACGAAGGTCGACCATCGGTTCGTCACCGACGAGAAGTATGTCGAGTTCCTCCAGAAGGAGATCAGCTTCATCAAGGGGATGGAGGTCCGCTCGATGTCCGAGTACGCGGCCGTGAGCCGACGTGGCCGAGGTGTGGGGACGCGGGTAACGGCCGCGGACAGGGAGATCATCTACGCGATCTTCTGGAACTATGAGGAGCTGAAGGGACGTAATCGTGACTTCGACGACTTCGCTTACCGGCTCTTGGACGTGAAGGATCGCATCCCGGAGAACGCGAAGCTCGACCACGTCTTCGTCGACGAGGCGCAGGATCTCCAGCTCAGCCAGATCCGTCTCTTGAAGGTATGTGTGAGGAAATCCATCACGATCGCAGCCGACAAAGGGCAGAAAATCTACGATACTGCGTTCAGTTGGAAGGAGGCAGGACTGAACATCCAAGGCGGACGTACGAAGATCCTCACGGAGTCCCATCGTTCCACGAGACAGGTCATCGAGCTCGCCGTCAGCCTGCAGCAGCACGACTCCATCACGCAGGACGAGGAATACGTCGTACCCGTGTTACCAGAACGTAGTGGTCCTAAACCGGTCCTCAGAAGGCTCGACGACAGAGGACATCATGACGAGGCAGTGATCGCGATGATCAACGAGGTCCTCGCGGCATCACCGTCGGCGACCATCGGTGTCCTCTACCGTTCCTCCCAAGGATGGGGACATCGGCTCGGGGGCGCCCTCAAGCGGAAGGGCATCGCCTACATGGACGTCCGCGCGAAGAAGGACGTCGACCCATTCTCTCCTGGCGTCAAGTTCAGCACGTTCCATTCTGCTAAGGGTCTCGAGTTCGACGTCGTCATCATCGTCGACCTGGTCGAACCGTCGGTCCTGCCGGCAGAGGAGGACGCGGCTGAGTTCTGGGACAACGAACGAAGACTCCTATACGTGGCCATGACGCGGGCGAAATCGCTCCTCTACATGATGACCTACGAGAGAGAGAATCGCCTCTTGCTCGAGATGGACGATTCGCTATACGACATCCAATGA
- a CDS encoding sigma factor-like helix-turn-helix DNA-binding protein yields MSKRTRHLEEALSSIPETNRRIMEQRLTGMTLQEIGDINNVTRERVRQILEKVVSGIPLTNIIEARRMRYLFESYELDYVFFETVLGERKETYHFLSEKCSEGTSSKRKIYSFLQSEQRQRMLLSEGLYENLEGQAVTMTKSGMVEKYYALEGREMEHVSIHHRRYLAYIEEVLRDQEGALGTFRLSERAFEGVSDRIEGCIQSAGRKVRYLDIRPILEERDVIESLFVLDPGIYNARLIYDVHADYFWSLDIRTHHELHNILKDNLKIDAIQMRRMPEFGVMVTDKLEWLVGLIDEMGPIPLETFLLRVEEAYGLSISSTRSLIQMELSDYITAQNELAHEIPELTEGEEAFIRSVLVQDIYTAQELIEKHSVTVADFQHRYLNKRNLSVVGYDLRRGFVLRKGLGSGEAYFRRLLLSEDYFRWDRRSNVQNTQSFWKTLLDLQEDLDLFRIEEDVYMSISVLERAGVAKKTVADFRERVGAHFSGGRYYTMKTIREEVEHPILNLGFEDVFYERICRSDAEVRFIQTPSGHVFYQAGERRNQADFIGHGWHPYRCTPVVHRTDIRHPIREIGGHREGQCLGYVLYARDGTCVRKKVEFIR; encoded by the coding sequence GTGAGCAAGCGAACTAGACACCTAGAAGAAGCCCTATCATCTATACCAGAAACAAACAGACGTATCATGGAACAGCGTCTGACAGGAATGACTCTCCAAGAAATAGGAGACATCAACAATGTGACACGTGAAAGAGTCAGACAAATTCTAGAAAAGGTCGTCTCTGGCATCCCTCTGACAAACATCATAGAAGCCAGACGGATGAGATATCTATTTGAGAGTTACGAACTTGATTATGTCTTCTTCGAGACTGTATTAGGCGAACGAAAAGAAACATATCATTTCCTTTCAGAAAAATGTTCGGAAGGTACTTCGTCCAAAAGAAAAATCTATTCTTTCTTACAATCAGAGCAGAGACAGCGGATGCTCTTGAGCGAAGGGCTATACGAGAACCTTGAGGGACAGGCCGTGACGATGACGAAGTCAGGAATGGTGGAGAAGTATTATGCCCTCGAAGGACGTGAGATGGAGCATGTGTCGATTCATCATCGTCGTTATCTCGCGTACATCGAGGAGGTATTACGAGACCAGGAAGGGGCACTGGGGACGTTCCGTCTATCCGAACGCGCCTTCGAGGGGGTCTCCGACAGGATCGAAGGATGCATACAATCCGCGGGACGAAAGGTCAGGTACCTCGACATCCGCCCAATCCTCGAGGAACGGGATGTCATCGAGAGTTTATTCGTCCTGGACCCGGGCATCTACAATGCGCGTCTCATCTATGACGTCCATGCCGACTACTTCTGGTCGCTGGACATCAGGACGCATCATGAGCTACATAACATCCTGAAGGATAACCTCAAGATCGATGCGATCCAGATGCGCCGGATGCCCGAGTTCGGCGTCATGGTGACGGATAAGCTGGAGTGGCTGGTAGGTCTCATCGACGAGATGGGTCCGATACCGCTCGAGACGTTCCTGCTGCGCGTCGAGGAGGCCTATGGTCTGTCAATCTCCTCTACGCGGAGTCTGATACAGATGGAGCTGTCCGACTACATCACCGCACAGAACGAGCTCGCCCATGAAATACCTGAGTTGACCGAGGGGGAGGAGGCGTTCATCCGTTCGGTGCTCGTCCAGGACATCTACACCGCCCAGGAACTGATCGAGAAGCATTCGGTGACGGTCGCTGATTTCCAACATCGCTATCTGAACAAGCGGAACCTTTCCGTGGTGGGCTACGACCTGAGACGAGGGTTCGTGCTCCGGAAGGGGCTCGGGAGCGGGGAGGCCTATTTCCGACGGTTGTTGCTGTCCGAGGATTACTTCCGTTGGGATCGTCGTTCTAACGTGCAGAACACGCAGTCCTTCTGGAAGACGCTGCTCGACCTCCAGGAAGACCTCGACCTGTTCCGGATCGAGGAGGACGTCTACATGAGCATCTCCGTACTCGAGCGAGCCGGTGTCGCGAAGAAGACGGTAGCCGACTTCCGAGAAAGGGTCGGCGCTCATTTCTCTGGCGGGCGGTACTATACGATGAAGACCATACGTGAGGAAGTCGAACATCCGATCCTCAATCTGGGGTTCGAGGACGTGTTCTATGAACGAATCTGTCGGAGTGATGCCGAGGTCCGGTTCATCCAGACACCATCCGGCCACGTGTTCTATCAGGCCGGGGAAAGACGGAACCAGGCGGATTTCATCGGTCACGGATGGCATCCATATCGATGCACTCCTGTCGTCCATCGAACAGACATACGGCATCCGATTCGAGAAATAGGAGGTCATCGAGAAGGTCAATGCCTCGGGTATGTATTATACGCCCGAGATGGAACGTGTGTACGTAAAAAAGTGGAGTTTATTCGATGA
- a CDS encoding UvrD-helicase domain-containing protein, translating to MFWKEEVKDMFIRGRMDNGPGHEAELLVWDALERRFEGRESFGFLHFPMFAEGHAYRREIDILIVDREIGVTTIEVKGISIRQIKNISGQVWSCEKDGTPFEIEPYAQAERQMDMLCKDLEEEPLLYRKLGRRAIVALPYITRHEWAERGYDKMLNVPPILFKEDLVDPGVLERMGRINVRKQPGRLADAGWGAIKRRFSVMEEPASVPSAEQVMGSKGLFSLTYFLPDRTSIDTNEGDIRAALEDGKKVYLFSSSGLPERLMRELRPFIEEHQLQHVHLDIDRTPYGFACIRNGELPDALSKLVEGCGAFNHGQYMAVHAPVRDNLKIMAGAGTGKTHVMIDRIMYLLESEGVDLKDIVMITFTNDSTDEMRRRFQGRMLTMFSLTRRKRYLELAEDVKNMQISTIHSYSKSILTHLAHEIGFGRGVKIRSYIRTKDLIIERLTDEFLSGDHSAGGIDGLFGSGLEHHQITRTIRRFWDEMEKKGLTREEIEGLDWGTVEDEDHATLHELFRHVFSRCEAELERIKRKDNAIDMGDMIRKLRWFTDNEKMDQLESRKHLFVDEFQDSDNTQIELVASLHAQLGYTVFVVGDVKQSIYRFRGADYTSFERLEDKMGAGIPEVRLTQNYRTNSSLLDRLDEMFSRWGDDGHGLLPYSRSDRLVGVRRTTRDETELSLVEAGWYEREQVMMDRIREGLGEVSSKPGEKVALLVRTNKQAKEVASLCEKNGIAVKQNLDGTFYRSHAVMHFKALLEAMMYPSEAVHLVSALETPYFLYKIPSRLLVRYEGDGKAISRYVEERIGDDFSRYLKDLRRLPFLAVIQRIIAEKGLMQNLQPYYERITQDPEVAASRARQYELDLAHLMNIIHQQFGPDTGTLYTIHRWLKLQVRVNTNENTPMDTTSDGQLEITTIHRAKGLEYHTVILPRLDFPFTNQRNVFLIEEEQDETGGMRRVGWDLSADRGRVTGEKEGKNGYYDDLETSELDEIVKEETRLLYVALTRAKNKIVLIRSGVKPDTWGELLEKAMGGMHDVR from the coding sequence ATGTTTTGGAAAGAAGAGGTGAAGGACATGTTCATAAGAGGAAGAATGGACAACGGTCCCGGGCACGAGGCAGAGCTGCTCGTCTGGGATGCCTTGGAGAGACGATTCGAGGGAAGGGAGAGCTTCGGATTTCTCCATTTCCCGATGTTCGCAGAGGGACATGCTTATCGCAGGGAGATCGACATCTTGATCGTCGACCGCGAGATTGGCGTGACCACCATCGAGGTCAAGGGGATCAGCATCAGACAGATCAAGAACATATCCGGTCAGGTGTGGAGCTGCGAGAAGGACGGTACGCCTTTCGAAATCGAGCCATATGCGCAGGCGGAGCGTCAGATGGACATGTTATGCAAGGACCTCGAGGAGGAGCCGTTGCTCTATCGGAAGCTTGGGCGGCGTGCCATCGTCGCACTGCCATACATCACGCGTCATGAATGGGCGGAACGCGGTTACGACAAGATGTTGAACGTGCCTCCGATCCTGTTCAAGGAGGACCTCGTCGACCCCGGCGTGTTGGAGAGAATGGGGCGGATCAACGTCCGGAAACAGCCGGGTCGACTCGCCGATGCCGGATGGGGGGCCATCAAGAGACGATTCTCGGTCATGGAGGAGCCTGCGTCCGTACCTTCCGCGGAGCAAGTGATGGGATCGAAGGGGCTGTTCTCGTTGACCTACTTCCTCCCTGATCGGACGTCGATCGACACGAACGAGGGTGACATCCGTGCCGCACTCGAGGACGGCAAGAAGGTCTACCTCTTCTCGTCGTCAGGTCTACCTGAGAGGCTCATGAGGGAACTTCGTCCCTTCATCGAAGAGCATCAGCTCCAACACGTCCACCTCGACATCGACCGGACGCCGTACGGGTTCGCCTGCATCAGGAACGGAGAACTCCCGGATGCCTTGTCCAAACTCGTGGAAGGATGTGGGGCGTTCAACCATGGACAATACATGGCCGTACATGCGCCCGTCCGTGACAACCTGAAGATCATGGCGGGGGCGGGGACGGGGAAGACCCATGTGATGATTGACCGAATCATGTATCTCCTCGAGAGCGAGGGCGTCGACCTGAAGGACATCGTCATGATCACCTTCACGAACGACTCGACCGACGAGATGCGGCGCCGGTTCCAGGGACGCATGCTGACGATGTTCTCGCTCACGCGACGGAAGCGATACCTCGAACTCGCGGAGGACGTAAAGAACATGCAGATCAGTACGATCCATTCCTACTCCAAGTCGATCCTGACACATCTCGCGCACGAGATCGGCTTCGGTCGCGGCGTCAAGATACGGAGCTACATCCGGACGAAGGACTTGATCATCGAGCGGCTGACCGACGAGTTCCTGTCGGGCGATCATTCCGCGGGTGGCATCGACGGGTTGTTCGGGAGCGGACTGGAGCATCATCAAATCACACGTACCATCCGACGATTCTGGGACGAGATGGAGAAGAAGGGGCTGACCCGCGAGGAAATCGAGGGACTCGATTGGGGCACCGTCGAGGACGAGGACCATGCCACGTTACATGAGCTGTTCCGCCATGTCTTCTCGAGATGCGAGGCAGAACTCGAGCGCATCAAGCGGAAGGACAACGCGATCGACATGGGGGACATGATCCGGAAGCTGAGATGGTTCACCGACAACGAGAAGATGGATCAGCTCGAGTCGAGGAAGCACCTGTTCGTCGACGAGTTCCAGGATAGCGACAACACCCAGATCGAGCTGGTGGCGAGCCTACATGCACAGCTCGGATATACGGTCTTCGTGGTCGGCGACGTCAAGCAATCCATCTATCGGTTCCGGGGAGCGGACTACACGTCCTTCGAACGTCTCGAGGACAAGATGGGGGCGGGCATCCCTGAGGTGCGACTGACCCAGAACTATCGGACGAATAGCAGCCTCCTCGATCGGTTGGACGAGATGTTCTCCCGTTGGGGGGATGATGGACACGGACTCCTCCCTTATTCGCGATCGGACCGCCTCGTCGGGGTGAGACGTACGACGCGGGACGAGACGGAGCTATCGCTCGTCGAGGCCGGATGGTACGAACGAGAACAGGTCATGATGGATCGTATACGGGAAGGTCTCGGTGAGGTCTCGAGTAAGCCGGGCGAGAAGGTGGCCCTACTCGTCCGTACGAACAAACAGGCGAAGGAGGTCGCGAGTCTATGCGAGAAAAACGGCATCGCGGTCAAGCAGAACCTGGACGGTACGTTCTACCGTTCGCATGCCGTGATGCACTTCAAGGCATTGCTGGAGGCGATGATGTACCCGAGTGAGGCGGTCCACCTCGTATCGGCACTCGAGACGCCCTACTTCCTCTACAAAATCCCGTCGCGGTTGTTGGTCCGATACGAAGGGGACGGGAAGGCGATTTCCCGATATGTCGAGGAGCGCATCGGGGACGACTTCTCCCGTTACTTGAAGGACTTGCGGCGACTGCCGTTCCTGGCCGTGATCCAGCGCATCATAGCCGAGAAGGGGCTGATGCAGAACCTGCAGCCGTACTACGAACGGATCACGCAGGATCCCGAGGTGGCGGCAAGCCGCGCACGACAGTACGAGCTGGATCTCGCCCACCTGATGAACATCATCCATCAGCAGTTCGGTCCGGACACGGGCACGCTCTATACGATACATCGTTGGCTCAAGCTACAGGTACGGGTGAACACGAACGAGAACACGCCGATGGACACGACGAGCGACGGACAGCTCGAAATCACGACGATTCACCGGGCGAAGGGCCTCGAATATCATACCGTGATCCTACCGAGACTCGACTTCCCCTTCACGAACCAACGCAACGTGTTCCTCATCGAAGAGGAACAGGACGAGACGGGGGGGATGCGCCGGGTCGGCTGGGACCTCTCTGCCGACAGAGGCCGAGTGACGGGAGAGAAGGAAGGCAAGAACGGCTACTACGATGATCTCGAGACCTCGGAGCTGGATGAGATCGTCAAGGAGGAGACGCGCCTCCTCTACGTCGCGCTGACACGTGCGAAGAACAAGATCGTGCTCATCCGTTCCGGCGTCAAGCCCGACACATGGGGCGAACTACTAGAGAAAGCGATGGGAGGAATGCACGATGTCCGTTAA
- a CDS encoding HNH endonuclease, with the protein MIQLKYDDEAVDKHLRYTTKYIMNRWDSYKYNLYAPTYDETLELKLCLGFTSEIELVQLFLSQQQHFNDYLGDNLHDFLIEQPMILRSIQLEIENKFPLISAVLNSNAGKNFSKHIYDLFGYEKFTTKDLFDLIKDSAKAENGDDSSVKFSKTRHWNNFRTILINSIPRQKTEIENLLHDDKNKNLNEFKKSFDSIPNLYLTFSNIGKSKVFEKGWSDYALIMSSNLKVCPYCNRQFITPFLSKKGKVRADLDHFYPKSKYPYFSMSLYNLVPSCKQCNQSMKGDKIPSMSAVNPFEDNLHSHFRFLANPNTIQNEIFIDLALNDPQDKRILEHLDMFQLKALYSYHTNHVEDIVRKKLMYPDSRLIDLNDSFPIFTNIDELKSFIIGYEIDEKKINDEPLSKLRRDIAEQVGFIKSPSNAPPSLLNQLKQLTIKSTNPSSSLTS; encoded by the coding sequence ATGATTCAATTGAAATACGATGATGAGGCGGTTGATAAGCATCTTCGATATACAACGAAATATATAATGAATCGATGGGATTCATACAAGTATAACCTCTATGCTCCAACCTACGACGAGACATTAGAGTTGAAACTATGTTTAGGATTTACAAGCGAAATAGAACTAGTTCAATTATTTTTATCTCAACAGCAACACTTTAATGATTATCTAGGGGATAATTTACATGATTTTTTGATTGAACAACCCATGATATTACGAAGTATTCAGCTTGAGATTGAAAATAAATTCCCACTAATAAGTGCAGTTTTAAACAGTAATGCAGGGAAAAACTTCAGTAAACATATATATGATTTATTTGGTTATGAAAAATTTACGACAAAAGATTTATTCGATTTGATAAAGGACTCTGCAAAAGCTGAAAATGGGGATGATAGCAGTGTCAAATTCTCTAAAACTCGTCATTGGAACAATTTCCGTACAATCTTGATTAATTCGATTCCTCGCCAGAAAACAGAAATCGAAAATCTTCTGCACGATGATAAAAACAAAAATTTGAACGAATTCAAAAAGTCGTTCGATTCTATTCCCAATCTGTATTTGACATTTTCAAATATCGGAAAATCAAAAGTTTTCGAGAAAGGGTGGAGTGATTACGCCCTTATCATGAGTAGTAATTTAAAGGTGTGTCCCTACTGTAATCGTCAATTCATAACTCCTTTTTTATCAAAAAAAGGGAAGGTGCGTGCTGATTTAGATCACTTTTATCCTAAGAGCAAATATCCTTACTTCTCTATGTCTTTATATAACTTGGTACCCTCTTGCAAGCAGTGTAATCAGTCAATGAAGGGCGATAAAATTCCTTCCATGTCAGCTGTCAATCCGTTTGAAGATAATTTACACTCTCACTTTAGATTCTTAGCTAATCCAAATACAATTCAAAATGAAATATTTATTGATTTAGCGTTAAATGATCCTCAAGATAAAAGAATACTAGAGCATTTAGACATGTTTCAATTGAAAGCCTTATATAGTTATCACACCAATCATGTGGAGGATATTGTAAGAAAAAAACTGATGTATCCTGACTCTAGACTGATAGATTTAAATGATTCATTTCCCATTTTTACTAATATCGACGAGCTTAAGTCTTTCATTATCGGTTATGAAATAGATGAAAAGAAAATCAACGACGAGCCTTTGAGTAAGCTACGGAGAGATATCGCAGAGCAAGTTGGTTTTATCAAAAGTCCGTCAAATGCACCACCGTCATTGTTGAACCAACTCAAACAATTAACAATTAAAAGCACTAATCCATCATCCTCTTTAACATCTTAG
- a CDS encoding DUF262 domain-containing protein — MLNNIFKVFNNIHTSPELNQSREHLVDKAMQGEYNLLIDQARYPLQNLQTIFSNYNLKPDYQRKRVWDQKRKSKLIESLLVNVPIPPIFLYETDFNKYEVMDGLQRISTIISFFNNEFELDGLDLWSEINGFKFGDLPEELANLIRRRYLSAIIILKETNKSPDRELELKQFVFERLNTGGMELSPHEIRNAIYPSEFNSTINKLSELSPFRKMINNSDDELIRMEDRELILRFFAFKAAINCNYRRGIKNTLDSFAIKAKEFTDDETDASFDYFESLISAVYDIYGDKAFKKTKNGKFEKMIYDTVMLSISKLLDEEINLKNLKEIDSVAAKNEFIRLKKADFNGKYTSLKNIENRVSLFYNFLLEEIKNNE, encoded by the coding sequence ATGTTAAATAATATTTTTAAAGTTTTTAATAATATCCATACTAGTCCCGAATTAAATCAAAGTAGGGAACATCTAGTCGATAAAGCCATGCAAGGTGAATACAATTTATTGATTGATCAGGCTAGATATCCGCTTCAAAATCTCCAGACAATTTTTTCTAACTATAATTTAAAACCAGATTATCAAAGAAAAAGAGTGTGGGATCAAAAAAGAAAATCCAAATTAATCGAGAGCTTGCTAGTGAACGTCCCTATCCCTCCAATTTTTTTATATGAAACAGACTTTAATAAATATGAAGTCATGGATGGTCTTCAAAGGATATCAACTATCATTAGTTTCTTTAATAATGAGTTTGAACTTGATGGTTTAGACTTATGGTCAGAAATAAATGGATTTAAATTTGGCGACTTACCCGAAGAATTAGCTAATCTAATTAGAAGAAGATATTTATCCGCCATTATTATTTTAAAGGAGACAAATAAAAGTCCCGATCGTGAATTAGAATTAAAGCAGTTTGTTTTCGAAAGACTTAACACTGGTGGCATGGAATTATCACCTCATGAGATTAGAAATGCTATTTACCCATCTGAATTTAACAGCACCATAAACAAACTTTCAGAGCTGTCCCCTTTTCGAAAAATGATAAATAACTCAGATGATGAATTAATTCGAATGGAAGACAGAGAGTTAATTTTACGATTCTTCGCTTTCAAGGCAGCAATCAACTGTAATTATAGACGTGGTATAAAAAATACATTAGATAGCTTCGCTATTAAAGCTAAGGAATTTACAGACGATGAAACTGACGCTTCCTTCGACTACTTCGAATCACTTATCAGTGCAGTCTATGATATTTATGGCGATAAGGCATTTAAAAAAACAAAAAATGGTAAGTTTGAAAAGATGATTTACGATACTGTCATGTTGTCTATATCAAAATTGTTAGATGAAGAAATCAATTTAAAAAATCTTAAAGAAATTGACTCTGTCGCAGCTAAAAATGAATTTATTAGATTGAAAAAAGCTGATTTCAACGGTAAATATACTTCACTAAAAAATATAGAAAATAGAGTAAGTCTTTTTTATAATTTTCTACTTGAGGAAATAAAAAACAATGAGTAA